A window from Marinagarivorans cellulosilyticus encodes these proteins:
- the eda gene encoding bifunctional 4-hydroxy-2-oxoglutarate aldolase/2-dehydro-3-deoxy-phosphogluconate aldolase, which translates to MSITKEFLAPIGVMPVIVLDAVEDAVPVAKALQKGGITSVEITLRTPVALDCIKAVKDACPDIIVGVGTIVTQQNIEQVAAIGVDFAVSPGMTEGLVKKSQDCGVNLLPGVATCSEVIQGMELGLSCFKLFPATAVGGLPLLKSINGPLPQATFCPTGGLTIDDFTDFLALPNVACVGGSWLVPKGLVAAKDWQGITDIAAKTMAKIG; encoded by the coding sequence ATGAGTATTACAAAAGAGTTCTTGGCACCGATAGGTGTAATGCCTGTGATTGTATTGGACGCCGTTGAAGATGCCGTTCCCGTTGCGAAAGCTTTACAAAAAGGCGGCATTACCTCGGTTGAAATTACCTTGCGTACCCCTGTTGCCTTGGATTGCATCAAAGCCGTTAAAGATGCGTGCCCAGATATCATCGTAGGCGTAGGGACTATCGTAACGCAGCAGAATATTGAGCAAGTCGCAGCGATTGGTGTCGACTTTGCTGTATCGCCAGGCATGACCGAAGGCTTGGTGAAAAAGTCGCAAGACTGCGGCGTTAATTTATTGCCTGGCGTTGCCACTTGTTCTGAAGTGATTCAGGGCATGGAGCTTGGTTTAAGCTGCTTTAAACTATTCCCTGCAACAGCCGTAGGCGGGTTACCGTTGCTTAAATCGATAAACGGCCCATTGCCACAGGCGACCTTCTGCCCAACTGGCGGTTTAACCATCGATGACTTTACCGACTTTTTAGCATTGCCTAACGTGGCTTGTGTGGGCGGTTCATGGTTGGTGCCCAAAGGCCTTGTTGCCGCTAAAGATTGGCAAGGCATTACCGACATCGCCGCTAAAACCATGGCAAAAATTGGTTAA
- a CDS encoding PAS domain S-box protein: MMLGLDVLIAVVIGALVGTLVAYVASTLVRRRAQKHSNLIALIARVQSRFLNNGDAKTAFYQLLEEMVAMTASDYGYIAEVRHDDYGQPYLRTRALWDTSWSPDTRELYRDQDLGGGMEFHDIQNILASVLVIGETVFINDVEAYSQKACDYEIRPMHTFVGLPVYVEQRLVAVVGLANRPTGYDLAQEQEVTPLLATVGQILDNCIISAQKRRVESQFETTKALVDGSNDAIVLSSNGVFIDCNPATQALFQCTKEQFLGKSLRDFSPEKQDDGSDSHTKALAYSRMVEGGEPQRFLWQYKKASGELFTAEVSLSSINDDGHKIFAAVLRDVTEQERYQRQIKEQKAQLELVLEGTSAGIWDWNLKTQEITFNERWANIIGYTLAELEPISLETWKHACHPDDFAASSSALHDCLSGKTDSYIFETRMRHKNGSWIWVLDTGKVVAKDEQGNPVRMVGTHIDIDLVKRSEERAAAANLQLKNFFNLSQDYMCVANVSGHFEKVNQKFVNELGYLESELLQQPFFNFIHPDDYDNTMDELLSLSDGHSSVGFRNRFRKHEGDYITLQWNLTPDPSNGKIYATAFDVTEKDKAEQELRMLSRIAKEVRTGVVVTDDQGRITWANEAFEGISGYCLDEFIGKKPKDFLHGVETDEKTIREMRAAIAEKRDFRVEVANYHKDGSIYWVDIDCSPMLGSGGELQGFMAIETDITEQKNNALELERQQMLLEQMSEIGNIGAWEVDLLTKEIYWSSFTRNIHQVDESFKPTLDKAINFYKEGDSRNKITSVVNKAIETGEAWALEVQLITAQGRELWVSTTGKAIFSNGRCVKLMGSFQDIDERKRHQITYQKSVLHSQALASLTLRDEVLHGDLVAAAPAILVSASDALQACRVSIWLFDDDCGQLECVSLYESEPKRFTSGAVLAKADYPEYFNYLFTHSILSAGDANTHPGSYEFSEGYLKPLGIVSMLDGVISGGGSFVGVVCVEHTQSRRDWSAAEETFVGTIATIVSSVVDREKRRKTEQVLITAIEEANAAAQAKSDFLASMSHEIRTPMNGVLGMLGLVLKTELNADQYRKINIAQNSAQSLLTIINDILDFSKIDAGKLEMELLAFDLIGLLAEVSETMAFRAEEQQLELILDVTGVAQPHVLGDPGRLRQIFMNLISNALKFTHQGEVVISAETTDNEDGRLCFVGHVTDTGIGISPEKQADLFDAFTQVDASNTRQYGGTGLGLSIVKKLCEAMDGEVWVESNLGQGSCFSFKIFLQKDTSPELALPKIDLNHRKVLVVDDNATNREIVAEQLAQWNIDVYLACGANEAVALCSAHIESGLFDIALLDMQMPGIDGATLGKTLKSDPRYRQMPLIMMTSQAQRGDAAEFAALGFAGYFPKPVSPQVLLNAIKVILEGSVLEYAAPLVTRHFLDNLEQPEIPLLSPTDWPLNARILLVEDHSINREVAINLLEDIGLTADVAVDGKEAISTLIQAPAAYPYQLVLMDCQMPVMDGFAATKAIRQGEAGDTNRNITIIAMTANALKGDKERCLDAGMNDYLPKPIDVEKLESTLKQWLLAVGNTPKATISDVNDKASVRDAPASNTFASNTFESTTSSSNTSSSNTSAGAPALNSQLLRPFSGPASHFSTQSCELGEDNVSDDARAVPLSNMEQKLEDLEAAIWDLAGALKRVRGRPERLLSLIQSYSEQSPEIISDLYQKIESNELAEAAALCHTLRGVAGNLGGTQLIAMAEHLEASCNQQDHDEAERLVGELLVSNNDFLTAIQGYRH, encoded by the coding sequence ATGATGCTAGGTCTTGATGTACTCATAGCGGTTGTTATTGGCGCTCTTGTCGGCACCTTGGTAGCCTATGTGGCTTCAACTCTCGTGCGCAGGCGCGCTCAAAAGCACAGTAATTTGATTGCGTTGATTGCTAGGGTTCAATCACGCTTTTTAAATAATGGTGATGCTAAAACGGCCTTTTATCAGTTGCTTGAAGAGATGGTTGCAATGACCGCCAGCGACTATGGCTACATTGCCGAGGTTCGCCATGACGATTACGGTCAGCCCTACCTAAGAACAAGAGCGCTATGGGATACTTCCTGGTCGCCAGATACCCGAGAGCTTTACCGCGACCAAGACCTTGGTGGCGGTATGGAATTTCACGATATTCAAAATATTCTAGCGTCCGTATTAGTCATAGGTGAAACCGTTTTTATTAACGATGTTGAAGCTTATAGCCAAAAGGCATGCGACTACGAAATTCGCCCTATGCATACCTTTGTTGGCTTGCCGGTTTATGTTGAGCAACGCTTGGTGGCCGTCGTGGGGTTGGCGAACCGCCCAACGGGTTACGATTTGGCGCAAGAACAAGAGGTGACACCTTTATTAGCGACTGTTGGCCAGATATTAGACAACTGCATTATTAGCGCGCAAAAGCGCCGAGTTGAATCACAGTTCGAAACGACAAAAGCGCTAGTTGATGGCAGTAACGATGCCATTGTTTTGTCGAGTAACGGTGTGTTTATCGATTGTAATCCAGCAACGCAAGCGCTGTTCCAGTGCACTAAAGAGCAGTTTTTGGGTAAAAGCTTGCGCGATTTTTCTCCCGAGAAGCAAGACGATGGCAGTGATTCCCACACTAAAGCGCTGGCTTATAGCCGAATGGTGGAAGGTGGCGAGCCGCAACGTTTTTTATGGCAATACAAAAAAGCAAGCGGCGAGCTATTTACCGCAGAAGTATCGCTGAGCAGTATTAATGATGATGGCCACAAAATTTTTGCTGCGGTGCTAAGGGATGTGACCGAGCAAGAGCGCTACCAACGCCAAATTAAAGAACAAAAAGCACAGCTTGAGTTAGTGTTGGAGGGAACCTCTGCAGGTATTTGGGATTGGAACTTAAAAACGCAAGAGATAACCTTTAACGAGCGTTGGGCCAATATTATTGGTTACACCTTGGCAGAGCTGGAGCCCATAAGCTTAGAAACTTGGAAGCACGCCTGCCACCCTGATGATTTTGCAGCGTCGTCTAGCGCGTTACATGATTGCTTGAGTGGTAAAACAGACAGTTATATTTTTGAAACGCGCATGCGGCATAAAAATGGTTCTTGGATTTGGGTGCTTGATACCGGCAAGGTGGTAGCAAAGGACGAACAAGGAAACCCTGTTCGCATGGTGGGCACTCATATTGATATTGACCTAGTTAAGCGCTCGGAAGAGCGTGCGGCAGCGGCAAATTTACAACTCAAAAATTTTTTCAATTTGTCACAAGATTATATGTGCGTGGCAAATGTGAGTGGCCATTTTGAAAAGGTTAATCAAAAATTTGTTAATGAGTTGGGTTATTTAGAAAGCGAACTTTTGCAGCAGCCTTTCTTTAACTTTATTCACCCTGATGATTACGACAATACGATGGATGAGTTGCTGTCGCTGTCTGATGGGCACTCCTCTGTAGGTTTTCGTAATCGATTTCGCAAGCATGAGGGCGATTACATTACGTTGCAATGGAACCTTACGCCAGATCCAAGCAACGGAAAAATTTATGCAACAGCCTTTGACGTTACCGAGAAAGACAAAGCCGAGCAAGAATTACGCATGTTATCGCGAATTGCTAAAGAGGTACGCACCGGTGTCGTCGTTACCGATGATCAAGGAAGAATTACGTGGGCTAATGAGGCATTTGAAGGAATTTCCGGCTATTGCTTGGATGAATTTATTGGTAAAAAGCCTAAAGATTTCTTGCACGGGGTTGAAACAGATGAAAAAACAATACGGGAAATGCGTGCTGCAATAGCAGAAAAACGCGATTTTCGTGTGGAGGTGGCAAATTACCATAAAGACGGCAGTATCTATTGGGTTGATATCGACTGTAGCCCGATGTTAGGTAGTGGCGGTGAGTTACAAGGTTTTATGGCGATTGAAACCGATATTACCGAGCAAAAAAATAATGCTCTTGAGCTCGAGCGGCAACAGATGCTTTTAGAGCAAATGAGCGAGATCGGTAATATTGGCGCATGGGAGGTTGACTTACTCACAAAAGAAATTTATTGGTCTTCTTTTACGCGTAACATACACCAAGTCGATGAATCCTTTAAGCCGACACTAGATAAAGCTATTAATTTTTATAAAGAGGGGGATAGTAGAAATAAAATTACAAGTGTTGTGAATAAAGCAATAGAGACTGGTGAGGCCTGGGCGCTTGAGGTTCAATTAATTACTGCGCAAGGGCGCGAACTTTGGGTTTCAACCACAGGAAAAGCCATTTTTTCAAATGGACGTTGCGTTAAACTAATGGGTTCGTTTCAAGATATCGACGAGAGAAAGCGCCATCAAATCACGTATCAAAAATCTGTATTACATAGCCAAGCGCTGGCGAGTTTAACTTTGCGCGACGAGGTATTACATGGCGACTTAGTTGCTGCGGCACCGGCAATATTAGTGAGTGCTTCTGATGCTTTACAGGCTTGTCGTGTAAGTATTTGGCTATTTGACGATGACTGTGGGCAGCTAGAGTGCGTGTCGTTATACGAGTCGGAACCGAAAAGATTTACATCTGGTGCTGTGTTGGCTAAGGCCGACTACCCCGAATATTTTAATTACCTGTTTACCCATTCAATATTAAGCGCTGGCGATGCTAATACTCACCCTGGTTCTTATGAATTTAGCGAAGGCTATCTTAAACCATTGGGTATTGTCTCTATGCTAGATGGCGTTATATCGGGTGGGGGCAGCTTTGTTGGCGTTGTGTGTGTTGAGCATACGCAGTCACGGCGCGACTGGAGTGCGGCAGAAGAAACATTTGTTGGCACTATTGCAACGATTGTGAGTAGTGTAGTTGATCGAGAAAAACGCCGAAAAACCGAGCAAGTATTGATAACGGCAATTGAAGAAGCTAATGCAGCGGCTCAAGCTAAAAGTGATTTTCTAGCCAGTATGAGTCACGAAATAAGAACACCCATGAATGGGGTGTTAGGTATGTTGGGCTTAGTGCTTAAAACGGAATTAAATGCCGATCAATATCGAAAAATTAATATTGCACAAAATAGTGCACAGTCGTTATTAACCATTATTAACGATATATTAGATTTCTCCAAAATTGATGCCGGTAAACTGGAAATGGAGTTGTTGGCATTTGATTTAATTGGATTGTTGGCTGAAGTATCCGAAACTATGGCGTTTCGGGCGGAAGAGCAACAGTTAGAATTGATACTAGATGTGACGGGGGTTGCTCAACCACACGTGCTTGGTGATCCTGGGCGTTTGCGACAAATATTCATGAATTTGATCAGTAATGCGCTTAAGTTTACTCATCAGGGCGAGGTTGTTATTTCGGCCGAAACGACGGATAACGAGGATGGCCGCTTGTGCTTTGTTGGTCATGTTACCGATACGGGTATCGGTATTTCGCCAGAAAAACAAGCTGATTTATTTGATGCTTTTACGCAGGTTGATGCTTCAAATACTCGGCAGTATGGTGGCACAGGTTTAGGTTTGTCGATTGTAAAAAAATTGTGCGAAGCTATGGATGGTGAGGTATGGGTAGAAAGTAATCTTGGTCAAGGCAGTTGCTTTAGCTTTAAAATATTTTTGCAAAAAGATACCTCGCCCGAATTGGCACTGCCAAAAATAGACTTAAATCATCGAAAAGTACTTGTGGTTGATGACAATGCTACCAATCGAGAAATTGTAGCGGAGCAATTAGCACAATGGAATATCGACGTGTATTTGGCTTGCGGTGCTAATGAAGCAGTCGCTTTGTGCTCGGCGCATATTGAAAGCGGTTTATTTGACATCGCGTTATTAGATATGCAAATGCCGGGCATTGATGGCGCCACATTAGGGAAAACACTTAAAAGCGACCCACGTTACCGGCAGATGCCGCTGATAATGATGACATCTCAAGCGCAGCGGGGGGATGCGGCTGAATTTGCTGCGCTTGGTTTTGCTGGTTATTTTCCTAAACCCGTTAGCCCTCAAGTACTCTTGAATGCGATTAAGGTAATTTTAGAGGGATCGGTGTTAGAGTATGCTGCTCCGCTAGTCACCCGCCACTTTTTAGATAATTTAGAGCAGCCAGAAATACCTCTTCTTTCACCGACAGATTGGCCATTAAATGCGAGAATTCTATTGGTTGAGGATCATAGTATTAACAGAGAGGTTGCTATTAATCTGTTGGAAGACATAGGGCTAACTGCCGATGTTGCGGTCGATGGTAAAGAGGCTATATCAACTCTAATTCAGGCTCCTGCGGCTTACCCGTATCAGCTGGTGCTCATGGACTGCCAAATGCCGGTAATGGATGGGTTTGCCGCGACCAAGGCTATTCGCCAAGGCGAGGCGGGCGATACCAATCGTAATATAACGATTATTGCGATGACAGCGAACGCATTAAAAGGTGATAAAGAGCGCTGCCTTGATGCCGGCATGAATGATTACCTTCCTAAGCCTATCGATGTAGAGAAGCTTGAAAGCACTTTAAAACAATGGTTATTAGCGGTGGGGAATACACCCAAAGCAACCATAAGCGACGTTAACGATAAGGCTTCTGTGAGAGATGCGCCGGCCAGTAATACTTTTGCAAGCAATACTTTTGAGAGTACTACTTCTTCCAGTAATACCTCTTCCAGCAATACCTCAGCAGGTGCGCCGGCGCTAAATTCGCAATTATTGAGGCCTTTTTCTGGTCCTGCGTCGCACTTTTCGACACAAAGTTGCGAGTTGGGGGAAGATAACGTAAGCGACGATGCGCGAGCAGTGCCCTTATCTAATATGGAGCAAAAGCTTGAAGACTTAGAAGCTGCAATCTGGGATTTAGCGGGTGCCTTAAAGCGTGTGCGCGGTCGCCCAGAACGCTTGTTATCATTGATTCAGTCTTATTCAGAGCAAAGCCCAGAGATTATTAGCGACCTCTACCAAAAAATAGAGTCCAATGAGCTGGCCGAGGCTGCCGCGCTGTGCCATACGTTGCGCGGGGTAGCAGGTAATTTGGGAGGAACCCAACTAATAGCCATGGCAGAGCACTTAGAAGCCAGCTGTAACCAGCAAGACCATGATGAGGCCGAGCGGCTGGTGGGCGAGCTATTGGTTAGCAATAATGATTTTTTAACGGCTATTCAGGGTTACCGACATTAG
- a CDS encoding SPOR domain-containing protein: MAHDYAKKPRANAKTAPKAKAARTTKRARRAPEPPAKSIPGWLWLLVGLAMGAFVMFLVRLADVDTAESTAAPTPVVAPAVKAAPEKTTRTAPAKTAAKPQTPAPKAEPQKPRFDFYHMLKENEVPVAAPSGDTAQAKAKPERIFILQVASFKKPEDAEQLKVELLLLNLEARTEEVKVRNGETWHRVLAGPFKTRSQLAKARSTLISNGHQALVMEYKGPK, translated from the coding sequence ATGGCCCACGATTACGCAAAAAAGCCGCGCGCAAATGCTAAAACGGCGCCCAAAGCTAAAGCCGCAAGAACAACGAAAAGAGCGCGCCGCGCCCCTGAGCCGCCGGCTAAATCGATACCGGGCTGGTTGTGGCTACTGGTAGGCTTGGCGATGGGAGCATTTGTTATGTTCTTGGTGCGATTGGCCGATGTAGACACGGCTGAATCTACCGCTGCGCCTACTCCTGTGGTTGCGCCAGCTGTTAAAGCTGCGCCAGAAAAAACAACGCGTACAGCGCCGGCCAAGACGGCAGCAAAACCCCAAACACCGGCACCTAAGGCTGAGCCGCAAAAACCGCGCTTCGATTTTTATCATATGCTAAAAGAAAATGAAGTTCCGGTTGCAGCCCCCAGTGGCGATACCGCGCAGGCAAAAGCAAAGCCCGAACGCATTTTTATTTTGCAGGTAGCCTCGTTTAAAAAACCAGAAGATGCAGAACAACTGAAAGTGGAGTTGCTGCTGTTAAATTTAGAAGCGCGAACAGAGGAGGTGAAGGTGCGTAACGGAGAGACTTGGCACCGAGTGCTTGCAGGGCCATTTAAAACACGCTCTCAGCTGGCGAAAGCGCGCAGTACGTTAATTTCCAATGGACACCAAGCTTTAGTGATGGAGTACAAAGGGCCTAAATAG
- a CDS encoding DUF4139 domain-containing protein: MPLRCRTHDKFASLLKPATLASSLVFFTSSLYFPTAIADTVVSTLEDQSGLAITIYNSNLALIKDQRQVTIPKGEHDVEFIGVSGQIKPQTALLRSTTNANTLKVLEQNFDYDLLTPQKLLEKYQGKTIQLQRIDNSTNTALPLQNAKVLSTNNGVIVEVDGKIETNPSGHFIFPALPNNLRAQPTLTTTVKNTRRGKDTYELSYLTNGLSWHADYVAQLKEDNSLDLASWVTLSNNSNTQYRNAKIQLVAGEINQVHEHPKRMDMMMAKSSMIMAESPSTEDLMEFKLYSLPRQTNLANAQTKQVSLFTAANVTSQQQLVFSASPINRYNITSEETQKLKPTVQLLLKNDKKSNLGIALPKGIVRVYQQDSQGNAQFVGEDSLDHTAENEDIVLTLGKSFDVSAERKLLDYKIINDNNKNFEFESSYQITFNNAKNTSATVKMVEHLDGQWTIKQSSSPYTKESANSAAWNITLAPKSKSTLTFTVAVKSR, encoded by the coding sequence ATGCCTTTACGCTGTAGAACACACGATAAGTTTGCCTCCTTGTTAAAGCCTGCAACGCTTGCAAGCTCGCTAGTATTTTTTACAAGCAGCCTGTATTTCCCCACCGCTATTGCCGATACCGTTGTATCTACACTTGAAGACCAATCGGGCTTAGCTATAACGATTTACAATAGTAACTTGGCACTGATTAAAGATCAGCGCCAAGTTACTATTCCCAAAGGCGAGCACGATGTTGAATTTATTGGTGTTAGCGGCCAAATCAAACCTCAAACGGCCCTTTTACGCAGCACAACAAACGCAAATACACTTAAAGTACTAGAGCAAAACTTTGACTACGACTTGCTAACGCCACAAAAACTGCTTGAAAAATACCAAGGTAAAACAATTCAGCTACAGCGCATAGACAACAGCACAAATACTGCCCTGCCATTACAAAATGCCAAAGTGTTGTCGACCAATAACGGCGTGATTGTAGAGGTGGATGGAAAAATTGAAACCAACCCTAGCGGCCATTTTATATTTCCAGCATTACCAAATAATTTACGCGCACAACCAACATTAACCACCACAGTTAAAAATACCCGTCGCGGTAAAGACACTTACGAGCTGAGCTACCTCACTAACGGCTTATCGTGGCATGCCGATTATGTGGCCCAATTAAAAGAAGATAACAGCCTCGATTTGGCCAGCTGGGTAACACTAAGCAACAACAGCAATACACAATACCGCAATGCAAAAATCCAATTAGTTGCAGGGGAAATAAACCAAGTACACGAACACCCAAAGCGCATGGACATGATGATGGCCAAATCTAGCATGATAATGGCAGAAAGCCCAAGTACCGAAGACTTGATGGAATTTAAGCTCTATAGCTTGCCCCGTCAAACAAACCTAGCCAACGCACAAACTAAACAAGTTTCGTTATTTACAGCTGCCAATGTAACAAGCCAGCAGCAATTAGTGTTCAGCGCGAGCCCCATCAACCGCTATAACATCACTAGCGAAGAAACCCAAAAATTAAAGCCCACTGTGCAGCTTCTCTTAAAAAATGATAAAAAATCTAACTTAGGAATAGCTCTACCGAAAGGGATTGTGCGGGTTTACCAACAAGACAGCCAAGGTAATGCGCAATTTGTTGGCGAAGATAGCCTTGATCACACAGCAGAAAACGAAGATATTGTACTAACACTGGGCAAAAGCTTTGATGTCTCTGCCGAGCGAAAACTACTCGATTACAAAATCATTAATGACAACAACAAGAATTTTGAATTTGAAAGCAGCTATCAAATCACCTTTAACAACGCCAAAAATACCTCGGCAACTGTAAAAATGGTAGAGCACCTCGATGGTCAATGGACGATAAAACAAAGCTCTAGCCCATATACAAAGGAATCGGCAAATAGCGCAGCATGGAACATTACTCTTGCCCCAAAAAGTAAAAGCACGCTCACTTTTACCGTTGCGGTTAAAAGCCGCTAA
- a CDS encoding tetratricopeptide repeat protein: MTHNALFHLPRTIKAPLTALALALSLSTQAFALEHSNKVEQAITNATYQYNASQLNALADSSTGYNKAYAYYRLAQIDIPNPDKSAVLANLDLALAELKPLNDPEADVLKAAIWGLMMGADPKSASTLYPQLQQTLAEAKEDINARPRALLIEGINAFYTPPAYGGGTEKARTLLEEALNHYQASSMDAQVVWGEVETYIWLGQVLEQEQQTDKARSAYKQALALDPNCTWASQKLNALNNNSAP, encoded by the coding sequence ATGACTCACAATGCGCTATTTCATCTACCACGCACAATAAAAGCGCCACTAACAGCTCTAGCCTTGGCGCTCTCACTTAGCACACAGGCATTTGCACTTGAGCACTCTAATAAAGTAGAGCAAGCCATCACAAACGCCACTTATCAGTACAATGCATCACAACTAAACGCGCTAGCCGACAGCAGTACTGGCTATAATAAAGCTTATGCATATTACCGTTTGGCCCAAATCGACATACCAAACCCCGACAAAAGCGCCGTACTCGCAAACCTAGACCTAGCATTAGCCGAATTAAAACCACTGAATGACCCAGAAGCTGACGTATTAAAAGCCGCCATTTGGGGGCTAATGATGGGCGCCGACCCCAAAAGCGCCAGCACTCTTTACCCGCAGCTGCAGCAAACCTTAGCAGAAGCAAAAGAAGACATAAACGCCAGACCACGCGCGCTATTAATTGAAGGCATCAACGCATTTTACACACCGCCCGCCTATGGCGGTGGCACAGAGAAAGCCAGAACCTTACTAGAAGAAGCGCTTAACCACTATCAAGCCTCCTCAATGGACGCGCAAGTTGTATGGGGCGAGGTTGAAACTTATATTTGGCTAGGCCAAGTACTTGAGCAAGAGCAGCAAACAGACAAAGCGCGCAGCGCGTATAAACAAGCCCTAGCATTGGACCCTAACTGTACTTGGGCTAGCCAGAAACTCAATGCACTCAATAATAACAGCGCCCCGTAG
- a CDS encoding PQQ-dependent sugar dehydrogenase has protein sequence MANLKTLSAPLLMACLSIACSAQAEKAENNYKKYCASCHGGELQGGLGSSLVDNEWKYGASDADIARVIEKGIADKGMPAWEKTLTQDDIRALIIYIREEGASAKVDAQLKSVQPQGGIFSTRHHKFKLEKVIDGFGVLWGLEFLSDGSFLLSERDGKLWQVKGKQKTEITGIPKVWAKTQGGLLDIAIKEPSSENPWVYLSYSQPSAKGAMTAIVRGKIKKHQFVDSQIIYQAAQEFHTDKGYHFGSRIVLDGGYIFFSVGDRGDRQQAQDLSRPNGKIHRLHDDGRMPTDNPFVNTPNAVKSIWSYGSRNPQGMVMSHDGLLWEAEHGPRGGDEVNIIEKGVNYGWPLISYGMNYDGTAVTNKTSAPGMAQPKHYWVPSIAVTAIDEYTGSAFARWANHLLVGSLARQEVQLLEVKGGEVISTELLLKNQGRIRDLVVGPEGFIYLAMNPDNQKGSGVYRLVPVTSM, from the coding sequence ATGGCTAATTTAAAAACCTTAAGCGCGCCTTTACTGATGGCTTGCTTGAGTATTGCGTGTTCTGCGCAAGCCGAAAAAGCTGAAAATAATTATAAAAAATACTGCGCAAGCTGCCACGGCGGTGAATTACAAGGCGGCTTGGGTAGCTCCTTGGTTGATAATGAATGGAAATATGGCGCCAGTGATGCCGATATTGCACGGGTTATTGAAAAAGGTATTGCAGATAAGGGCATGCCAGCATGGGAGAAAACATTAACGCAGGATGATATTCGCGCACTGATTATTTATATTCGTGAGGAAGGTGCTAGCGCTAAAGTTGATGCCCAACTTAAAAGTGTGCAGCCGCAAGGGGGGATATTCTCAACGCGCCACCATAAATTTAAGTTAGAAAAAGTTATTGATGGCTTTGGTGTTTTATGGGGCTTAGAGTTTTTATCGGATGGATCTTTTTTGTTGTCTGAACGCGATGGCAAATTATGGCAAGTTAAAGGGAAGCAAAAAACCGAAATTACAGGCATACCAAAAGTTTGGGCAAAAACACAAGGTGGCTTGTTGGATATTGCGATAAAAGAGCCGAGCAGTGAAAACCCCTGGGTGTATTTAAGTTATAGCCAGCCTAGTGCTAAAGGGGCGATGACGGCCATTGTTCGCGGTAAAATAAAAAAGCATCAGTTTGTCGATTCACAAATAATTTACCAAGCGGCGCAAGAGTTTCATACCGATAAGGGCTACCACTTCGGTTCGCGTATTGTCTTAGATGGCGGCTATATCTTTTTCAGTGTGGGCGATAGAGGTGATAGGCAGCAAGCGCAGGATTTAAGCCGCCCCAACGGAAAAATTCACCGTTTACATGACGACGGACGAATGCCTACCGACAACCCTTTTGTGAACACGCCTAATGCTGTTAAAAGTATTTGGTCTTATGGTTCGCGCAATCCGCAAGGCATGGTAATGAGCCACGATGGCTTACTTTGGGAGGCAGAGCACGGTCCGCGCGGTGGCGATGAAGTGAATATTATTGAAAAGGGCGTAAATTATGGCTGGCCATTAATTAGCTACGGTATGAATTACGACGGTACAGCGGTAACCAATAAAACAAGTGCCCCAGGTATGGCGCAGCCGAAGCACTATTGGGTACCTTCTATTGCCGTGACGGCTATTGATGAGTATACCGGCAGTGCCTTTGCGCGCTGGGCTAACCATCTTTTAGTGGGAAGCTTGGCAAGGCAGGAGGTTCAGTTGCTCGAAGTGAAAGGCGGCGAGGTAATTAGTACCGAGTTATTACTCAAAAACCAAGGGCGTATACGCGATTTAGTGGTTGGCCCAGAGGGCTTTATATATTTGGCAATGAACCCCGACAACCAAAAAGGTAGCGGTGTTTATCGCCTGGTTCCCGTAACTTCAATGTAA